GTTACGAACAGAAatgaaacataataatataagaaaAGAACAGGGACTCAGTTGGATCAAATATAAGAATAAAGTGCATGTGTTTTCTGCTGATGATAGGTCAAGTCCATATTCAGATATGATATATGACGAGCTTGAAAAACTGAACGCTAAAATGATACTTGCAGGTTTTGAACATGATATGAAGTCTGCTCATCATAATGTAGAGGATTCTGAAAAAGTATCAATGCTTAATCATCATAGTGAGAAACTTGCAATTGCTTTTGGGTTGATATTTATTCCTCAGAACATTCCTATACGAGTTGTAAAAAACCTCCGGGTATGTGGGGATTGTCACGCTGCAACTAAGTGTATTTCTAAGCTAACAAATAGAGAGATTCTTGTAAGAGATGGGGCCCGGtaccatttatttaaaaatggaACTTGTTCTTGTGGAGATTTCTGGTAATTATGAGCAGGCTACTAAACAAATGAGGTAAGTTTGTTGATTTTACTGGCTCTATCATGATTTCGGAATACTTTTAAAGGATGCAGTTGCAATGTAGTTGTGTGTTGAATTTGAAATGTGGAATCACGAGTTCAGAAAGCTAATTGCAAAAGATACGATCATACgaataattttttgaaattagtTAATTGATCAATGATGCAAAAGAACAGAAAAGAAAAGACACTATTAAAACCATTGCTGCCTTAACGCTACAACACTACAAAGATTTACAGATTTCTCATTTTTCCTTTTGATATAGCTTTGATTTGGTGTTCCAATGCTAACCAAAACGAGAAAGCTTGTATAATTCTTGGAACTGGTAACTCTTGCACCATTTAACCTTCATGTTTGTACTTGATGCATTGTGTGGTAAATTTTATAGCTGAAATATTTGGATTAATGATACGGTGGATACCAggacatgtatatatgtaaacaatTGAAAAAGTTACTGATAGGTGAATCTGATCCATGCTATTTATCTGCACAGGGGTGAAACCTTTGTTTTGAGTGTGGTGAGAACATTCAGGTGTCTATATATTCATGCacaacacacacatacatcatTGTTAcaattaaatgttaaaatgGATAACTAGATCTGACTGTAAGATGAATGATTAGGTCCCTGGTTTAATTTGCTTTATGAACTTCCAAGCTAATTCCTTTGTATATCATGTGTGGCAAGGTCATATCtattgacttttaaatttgaagTTGAGTGCATTTTTAAAATCTAATGGTTTGGAGAACCAATCTCTTGTTTAAACATTCTCTGTCGCTTGTCTAATATTTGCAGCCATACCAAAGACAAATACAAGGGCGGCCCATTTTAGTGCAGATAGTTGTTCTGGGAAGTGTGAGGAACTCGCCTATGAGATCTTTTCGCAAATAAGAAAACTTGAAGACAAATACTAAAGGTTAGTTATGTTCGCAACAGTCTCAAGACATTACTAAACATGCTGCTGCTATAGAGGAATTAGCCTGGAATTATCATTGGCACTTATAGAACACATAACAGGTACATGAGACTGGGATTACACCACTTATCATTTGCTACAAGTATTGGATATGGTATCACAGCAATCAAACTTCATTCACATCCGGAGACAGTTACCATTTTCTGATACAAGCTTAGTTTAGTATTATCACCCCAGATGACTAGAGCTGTTGCATAAGGTTGTGAGATGCTCCCAAATACCTAGTAGTGCATGGAGATTATTTAAAAAGCTAAATTAGTCGAATTTTATGGGCCGTGGAGAAGTGCTTGGCAGCTGCAATCATGGTGTCCTCTGGCCCAGAAGACGTGACAGCAGCGTCCACTCCCTTTGTACCCTTTCCTTTTACCGATGAGAAAGAAAAGCACTCGCACATAGATTTGGTTATTGATGAGAACCAATTTATGATCCTCTTTTCGTCACTGCCCTTCATGATTTTAAAGCGAAGatgatattgtttttgtttttttaggaGATTTTAAATGTGTTGGATGTTGGTACTCAATTTGTATGTGATACAAAATAACAAGTgttaatgatttatatataagcatatatgATGTCTTGATCATCAAGGTTGATTAATTAAAGGAATGATCCCAGAAAAGAAGGAATTTTACTTTATTGAATGATGTCTAAATTTTGACTATTGACTCTCATCTTTTGCCTCTCCTGCAAGTAAGAAACAGAGAATCTTCTTTGTTTGCTCCTTGTAGAATCTAAGTTTTTATTTGGGCTGGGCTGGGCTGGGTCACAAGTTTGGTGAGCAGCAATCCAATATTTCACAATATaccatattaatatattattatctcATTTTGGTTGTTATCAAGTCAATGTTCAGGTCAATTCTCATCAGTAGAAGTCAACCAAAAAACATGATCTTAGATTTGACTCTACTTCTAATCAAAAAAACAGAGTGGCATGCATGATGTTGTAGAAGGCAAAATGATCAAATTCTACTCAATTAATTTTCACTCGATAAAAGAGAATCAAAGTTTGGAAATGAAATTCATATATACCAACTGAAAATATCCATCTAATGAGAGTACCATTAATCTATTAACAATCTGCAGGATTACATCAGTGAGTGCTAGGTTAGTCCTCAAGCAGTCTTGGTTACTCTTATCTGGTTCATCCCACAACTACAAGGGCAAAGCACAGTTGCCGATTTCTACGAAACGACCAAACTTGAATCTTTGTACCTTCTCTTAAAACCTCCTTATGATTAGCCACAAAGTGATTCCAATTGGTGATCAAGACATAATTgtaactctgattcatggtccACATCTTCAACTTCAACGGTTCCTTGTACATTTTCAGCGTTGGCCCCACCAATCGCACCTCAATATCCTCTTCTTGCTCAAGAATTCGCTTTTCATCTTCAGTCAAGAATTCTTGAGTCTCCACTTGATTAGCCGGCATGCTTAATCTATTTAGCCCTCGTTCCAGATCACTTTTATACAACTTTTTCCGAATCACCAACTGCATATCTACACCATTCATCTTACCAGTGATGAAGTGTTTCAACTTCTCTATTACCTCATTGCCGACCACTGTCTCACACTCCGTTTTCTTTGGTATCTTCGTGTTTTTCTTCTGATTCTTGTCTGCACAGTACTTGGTAACTGAATGTGAGCATATCTTTTTAGCTTTCTTTGTTGCTAACCCCTCTGCACCAGCAAACTTCTTTCTCAATTCATCAAAAAGGTCTTCAATCGTTTGACAGGAATAACTTTCTTCCTCTTGGAATGTATCAGAATGAATTCGTTTAGTCCTTTTTAGAGAATCTTGTCGGGGCATAAATCTGTTATACATAAAAAGCCACATAAGTTAATAAGCACCAAAATTTTCATAGTTGACTGATTTAGTTTCATAATACACAGATAAAGAATGTAATAATTAAGTCATTAAGTTAACAAATTGTGCTCATTAAATCTTTTCACATAAAGAACATTATAAAGGGAAATTATTTGTAAAAATTTTGCACATTTTGTCGTTACATGTATCACGCTACGCTTACAAATTTGTACTCTTTTCGTCTCATATTAAGTATGGAATTGCCCCAATAAAATTGGAAATACAGGGCAAACCCATTTCGAAAAAACCACTGTCTCCAATGATGGATCATTATTGATCACATCAGGATTTAAACCCGGACCTTAAAATCTTAAGTCCTCCAAGTATCAATCCATTTATTGATAGTtggttttttaaatataaattatttgattaaaaataacttttgaaGACAAAAATAGTAATGCGAGCTTTTATTATAAAGAGggtgtataaattttaattatttgctACCATAGGTTTCCGATGACCTTTTAATCGGGTCACCAGTACTTTTAACAACGTtttcatctatatctatctatatatgaaaGTTTACATGACATAGCTATGTGATactgtaaaaaaataataatttaaagttcGATAAAGTAAAAACAAACATGTTTGCTTTTAATCAAATGTTCAATTATGTAAAGGTTATACCTTTTCTTGAAGGGCAAGTTAAGATCATACAGAAAAGCAGAATTGTTGAAAGAAGATGTAGTGACCCCAACAGAGCGATGAACTTCGAGCGGCGAATCGGTCGAAAAAGACATGGCTTGAAACCCCATTATTGTTGGCGTTAGTTGCTGTTGTTTTTATGCAGAATTAAACTTCAAAGAAATTTTCCGGGAAAAAGAAATATTGATATGTAAAGGTTATACCTTTTGTGGTACTATATGTAGTGTTGCTCCGTACGTGCATTATTAAGAAGAGTATATTACTTGGAGGCTACGTTTCTGGATTTTAACAGCTAATATACAGACGGTAATAAATCAAGAAATTTTATTTACCATTTATGATTTCTTTtgtaacaataaaataaatataaatatatgaaatatgtatatatttggtaACTCAGCTTGGTGGACAAGTAATACACATTGTTAAGCAAATGTACGAGTCATACACACTGTTAAGcaaattatattttatcaattatagCTTTTTTGCTTTTAATGATAACTGTGATTTCAATGTTATTGCTTTTTTATATACTCACATTCTGGTAAACCTTTGTCTTTCATCTTGAAAGCATTTTATTCGTACTAGAATTTTAACTCATAGACTTTTAAGTCTCATGTTCCTTAAATATTAATtagtctattttttttttgaaaagttagtcATTATTTGATATTAGAGAACATctcactgtataatggtgaagtcatGCACGTATTCTAGACTACGAaatgtagaccataagccgttacaggtgattcaagaaaaaaaactcacaGACTTATCACTCATAAGAATCGAACCCAAGACCTGTAAGAAAACTCTGGGATGCATCTGCGAGTTGAGTAAAATCATTTGCTAATTTTTCTATGGATTGTTGGTTGTTATAGATTTTACCAATTAAAGATGTTTAGATATcatttaaaattagaaaaatgctaaatgaagccATTAGGgattcacttaacgtgcataaaaaggttgtacgtttccatatcaaaagctcactccctgatttttatggtaagtgtataactatttaatgcacatTAACGAAAGCTCTTAgggcttcgtttagcaaaacccaaagaATAAgtgatttgaaaagaaaaaattgaaattgaaacgTCATTAATTTAACACTTTTTTACTTTGGCAAGTATACgatctatttatatattcagTTTGTTATTTGTGAGTCGTGGATTTCTTGTTCCAAAAATCTAGGGTTGGATTTTTTCAGCCATCAATTTacttattgtaataataattattcaTTGATTGATATTATAAAATGCAGAGTGGTCTCacttttatatgatatatttggcaatatttttctcttttttcataTTTGTCATCGATCATATCATGGTAGTCAGCATATTTTTAGGTCATTTCCAAGCATACCAACTATACTCATCAAAAACTAGCACCGTGACCACATAATGCGGCAGTGGTCGTGTCGACGACAGTCTGGTGATGGAGGCAATTGTTGGTGGTGAAGGTGGTGTTGAGTAGTAtagattattaatataaaagtaactaatttAAAGGGTTAATATAGATATTTTACAAGATAAAAGATTGATACTATTATTTGAACATTAATGTTAATGGGAtaatgtatgtgaaaatattttaagagatGTTAACCTATTAAGTGTCAAAGGATGGTATTTTAAACCTTTCctcatgtaacttttaacaagagtttttttttttaataagttgtAAAATGATTGAATGAAATAACTCAAAGACACAATATTGGATCCATTCTATTCGTTATTTAATAACATGTGGCaaattcaaagtattttatCTGAAAAATGTTTGAGATTGAAATAATTCTTAACACTCTATAATACACTAATATAATGTTCGACTCttgaaagaaaggaaaaacGCTAAGTGGGCTAGACTCTTCAATTCGTATTGTTTGGGTTGGGCTTCTCAAACTACTGTTATAAGGCTCATACATAGTTTTTGTTGTGTAAACGGGCCTTTTTCTTCATACATAGTTATAGACTTATGGTTTGTGTGGCCTTTTTTGTGGTTTGTGACTAACACGTGAGGTGCATAAATAGTAATGTTTGGCAAACATAGATAGTAACGTCAGATAAACtcataaacataaataatactcgtaactaTTTGTAAATTGTGACAATTTAGGTGGTACAAACATAAATAGTAATATGCATGgataataataaagatacaaactaagtttaacaaaaaaaattatttagataaCTATCACTAACAAAGTCTTTCCAATACACCATCACCGTTGACCGTAATTTTATGTCAATAGTCATACCATTAACGCTAATAATCAAATATGTTTGAATTTTTgacattctatatatataattaaaagccGTGCGTTATTCTTCATGCCATATCTcaatcttcatttttttttattaattttagtgGGGCCCACATACCTTCTAagtttttctttcaaacttcTTTCATGGAGTATTGCTTTGGGTGGGACCCATGTGCcttttaagtgttttttattttaaaaactttttaccgtttttgtcacataagtttacttattttactttttacacaaaagttttattttatttagtttaaactttctttctaacttttatcacgaaagttttattcttttaatttctaaGTTTTCGCtcttatactttattttatataactttcatttcttttacttttcacacgaaagttttcttttatttatttttttagttttatttttttaacttttgtcaagaaagtttcattatcttactttttatcacataactttgtccttttaacttttgtcaaccAGTAATTTTTTGGTTCTTTAATTACAAGTTTTaaccttttttactttttcgtcatataactttaattcttttacttttcacataactttaattctGTTACTTTCGAaccaaagttttgttttatttagtttttaacttTCATCCTTCCAACTTTTGTCAcaaaaactttaatttctttaatttgtaccacataaatttactaaagttaTCGTCCTTTTACTTTTCGAATaaagctttgttttatttactttttatacttttattttttttaccttttgcCACGACATTTTACGTGTCCTTATTtttcccggggcaacgcccgagTACAAAATCTAGTTATATGTTTAAAATCCGaaagtttgatttgattttaagaaCCACCATCACCAAAGTCCCTCTTACAACCTAAGCCAAGAGGTTGGTGACCCGTGACTCTTATTACTTATTAGCAATATGTTCTAGCAGAAAGTTTTAgaatatattttcaaatattaaaaatttatattttcaaatcaAAACTGTAAATTGCTAACAAATCTCCATCTAATGATTAGTAATATTC
The sequence above is drawn from the Erigeron canadensis isolate Cc75 chromosome 4, C_canadensis_v1, whole genome shotgun sequence genome and encodes:
- the LOC122598429 gene encoding putative B3 domain-containing protein At2g27410; translated protein: MGFQAMSFSTDSPLEVHRSVGVTTSSFNNSAFLYDLNLPFKKRFMPRQDSLKRTKRIHSDTFQEEESYSCQTIEDLFDELRKKFAGAEGLATKKAKKICSHSVTKYCADKNQKKNTKIPKKTECETVVGNEVIEKLKHFITGKMNGVDMQLVIRKKLYKSDLERGLNRLSMPANQVETQEFLTEDEKRILEQEEDIEVRLVGPTLKMYKEPLKLKMWTMNQSYNYVLITNWNHFVANHKEVLREGTKIQVWSFRRNRQLCFALVVVG